The genomic interval GTTGATGATCTCGTTTCCCTCGCACATGACGCACTGGACTGCGCCCGACGTGCTGGCGCACAGCCACTGGAGTTTTTCCCAGCAGATGGATTTCATGTTCGGCGGCATCTCTCCGGCGGATAGCAAGCTCGATGCGATCACCATGGCGACGCCGCTGGATACCCTGAAAACCCAGCTTCACCTCGAACGCACGGTGGTCGACATCCAGTCCTCGCCGATTTTCAGCATGCTAAGCGGCAAGGGGACGGAAATCATTGCCCTGTTCTACCTGCTCGGCGGGTTGTACCTGTGGCAGCAGCGCATCATCAGCTGGCACATCCCGGCTTCCTTCCTCGCAGCCATGTTCGGCACGGCCGGCTTGTTCTACCTGTTCGACCCGGCCCATTATGCTTCGCCGCTGTTCCATCTCTTTGCTGGCGGCACCATGCTGGGCGCTTTCTTCATCGCCACCGACTATGTCACCAGTCCCACCACGCCGCTGGGCAAGCTGATATTCGGCGCGGGGATAGGCGTGAGCGCCTATATCATCCGCGTGCTGGGCGGTTATCCGGACGGCGTCGCTTTCGCCGTGCTGTTCCTCAATTCGGCCGTGCCGCTGATCGATGCCTATACCCAGCCGCGCGTGTTCGGCCATGCCGGCAAGTGGTTCGACGGGAGGAAGGAATGAGCTCCGACTACGTCCGTCATTCCACCAAGCTGGCGATGGTGCTTGCGGCCTTCGCGCTGGTGGGAACATCGTTGCTGGCGCTGACGTTCGATGCCACCAAGGACATCATCGCGGCGAGCGAGAAAAAGGCCAAACTGGCGCTGATCGCCCAGATCCTGCCGCCCGAACTGTACGATAACGACATCATCAGCGATGCTGTCAATCTGCCGCCACAGCCGGAACTCGGTACCGCCGAAGCCACGGTGACCTACCGTGCACTCAAGGACGGCAAGCCCTCCGCCGTGGTGCTGGAAGCGGTCGCGCCCGACGGCTACGCGGGCAAGATCAAGCTGCTCATCGCGATCAAGGCGGATGGCGTGATTTCCGGCGTGCGCGTGGTGTCGCACAAGGAAACCCCGGGACTGGGAGACTACATCGAAATCGCCAAGAGCAACTGGATCAAGGGTTTTGATGGCACTTCGCTGGAGAAATACCAGTCCAAGGACTGGAAAGTGAAAAAGGACGGCGGCCAATTCGATTCTGTCGCCGGGGCGACGATTACGCCGCGAGCCGTGGTCAAGGCGGTGTACAAGGCGCTGGGCTATTTTTCCGCCAATCGGGAGAAGATATTCACTCTCCCAAAGGAGCAAGCGAAATGAGCGATGCAAACTACAAGGAAATTATCTGGAACGGCGTGTGGAAAAACAACGCCGGGATCGTTGCCCTGCTCGGCCTGTGTCCGTTGCTCGCCGTGAGTACCACCGTGGTGAACGGCGTCGGGTTGGGCGTTGCGACCATCATGGTCATGGCCTGCAGCAACGCCATCGTTTCGCTGGTGCGCCAGTGGGTGCCGGGCGAAATCCGCATCCCGGTATACATCCTGATCATCGCTGTGCTGGTGACGGTGATCGACCTCGCCATGAATGCCTACATGCAGGCGCTGTACCTGGTGCTGGGCATTTTCGTGCCGCTCATCGTGGTGAACTGCAACGTGCTTGGCCGTGCCGAAGCTTTCGCCTCGAAGAACCCGGTATTTCCGTCCATGGTGGATGGTTTCATGGTCGGCCTCGGCCTGACCATGACGCTGGCGGTGCTGGGCGGGATGCGCGAGATCATCGGCAAGGGCACGCTGCTGTCCGGCATCGATCTCGCATTCGGCGAATCCGCCAAGGCCTGGGTGATTACGGTGATTCCGGATTACCACGGCTTTCTGCTCGCCATATTGCCGCCCGGCGCTTTCATCGGGCTGGGCCTGCTGATCGCGGGAAAGAACTGGCTGGACCAGCGCCAGGCGGCCAAGGGTGAACCGGTGCGCGCGCCCGAAGCTTCAGCCGCAACCGCATAACCCGGCTTTTACATGAACGCTGCCAAGCGCCGAGAGATATTCACCCGCTTCCGCAACGGGAATCCGCACCCCACCACCGAACTGGTCTACCGCACGCCGTTTGAACTGCTGGTGGCCGTGGTCTTGTCGGCGCAAGCGACCGACAAGGGCGTGAACCTCGCCACCGCCAGGCTGTTCCCCGTAGCCAATACGCCGCAGGCCATTCTCGCACTGGGGCTGGACGGGCTGAAGGAATACATCAACACCATCGGGCTCTACAACAGCAAGGGCAAGCACCTGATCGAAACCTGCCGCATCCTGGTCGAGCAGCATGGCGGCGAGGTGCCGGCCAGTCGCGAAGCACTGGAAATGCTTCCCGGCGTGGGGCGCAAAACGGCCAACGTGATATTGAACACCGCGTTCGGTCAGCCCACCATCGCCGTGGACACGCACATCTTCCGCGTCGCCAACCGCATCGGTCTGGCCCCCGGCAAGACCGTGCTGGAAGTGGAAAAAAAGCTGCTCAAGGTCATCGAACCGCAATTCAGGCA from Sulfurimicrobium lacus carries:
- a CDS encoding RnfABCDGE type electron transport complex subunit D, producing MNSPVVAEKTGVNVIMLKVLAALLPAVAAYVYFFGPAILVSITLASVAALATEAAVLHLRRYPLRVYLTDGSALVTAWLLALSIPPLAPWWLVVVGTLFAILIAKHLYGGLGNNLFNPAMVGFAALMISFPSHMTHWTAPDVLAHSHWSFSQQMDFMFGGISPADSKLDAITMATPLDTLKTQLHLERTVVDIQSSPIFSMLSGKGTEIIALFYLLGGLYLWQQRIISWHIPASFLAAMFGTAGLFYLFDPAHYASPLFHLFAGGTMLGAFFIATDYVTSPTTPLGKLIFGAGIGVSAYIIRVLGGYPDGVAFAVLFLNSAVPLIDAYTQPRVFGHAGKWFDGRKE
- the rsxG gene encoding electron transport complex subunit RsxG is translated as MSSDYVRHSTKLAMVLAAFALVGTSLLALTFDATKDIIAASEKKAKLALIAQILPPELYDNDIISDAVNLPPQPELGTAEATVTYRALKDGKPSAVVLEAVAPDGYAGKIKLLIAIKADGVISGVRVVSHKETPGLGDYIEIAKSNWIKGFDGTSLEKYQSKDWKVKKDGGQFDSVAGATITPRAVVKAVYKALGYFSANREKIFTLPKEQAK
- a CDS encoding electron transport complex subunit E, whose translation is MSDANYKEIIWNGVWKNNAGIVALLGLCPLLAVSTTVVNGVGLGVATIMVMACSNAIVSLVRQWVPGEIRIPVYILIIAVLVTVIDLAMNAYMQALYLVLGIFVPLIVVNCNVLGRAEAFASKNPVFPSMVDGFMVGLGLTMTLAVLGGMREIIGKGTLLSGIDLAFGESAKAWVITVIPDYHGFLLAILPPGAFIGLGLLIAGKNWLDQRQAAKGEPVRAPEASAATA
- the nth gene encoding endonuclease III, whose amino-acid sequence is MNAAKRREIFTRFRNGNPHPTTELVYRTPFELLVAVVLSAQATDKGVNLATARLFPVANTPQAILALGLDGLKEYINTIGLYNSKGKHLIETCRILVEQHGGEVPASREALEMLPGVGRKTANVILNTAFGQPTIAVDTHIFRVANRIGLAPGKTVLEVEKKLLKVIEPQFRHDAHHWLILHGRYVCKARKPMCGECLIRDLCEYKDKTDK